A region of the Lepidochelys kempii isolate rLepKem1 chromosome 24, rLepKem1.hap2, whole genome shotgun sequence genome:
GCTGGCATTCAGGGGGGGCCTGGGTCAGCATGCATCCTTTGGTGATACAGCCCTGCCCCGAGAAGCAGCAGGGGCCcgaggcagcagtgcagaatgCCGAGGCCCTCTGACAGCCCCAGGAAGAAGTCAAGAAACTCCTGGAAATGGCAGCTGGTGTAGAGAAGCTGCCTCCTCACCAGTAAGTCCAGGAGCAGGGCTGTCCCGTACGGCACCCAGAGAAGGAAGAACAGACACGTCACCCCAACCCGCAGGTGCCAGCCACTCCTGCGCCATGTCAGCACTGCCTTGgccatgcccagtgcagcagggaGCAGCATGAAAACAGCCAGGCAGGATGTGACATGGGCCAGGTACCACCAGGCGCTGTCCCTCATGATACAGAGCAACTGCGGGTGCCCCTCCGTTCCACTCAGCAAGGCAGCTGGCACTGCCAGGAGGACAGCTGCCACCCAGAGAGCCACGGCCATGCACCAGTGGTGCCGGCTGGGAACCCATTTGCCCCACATGGCACTGCCTGCGCCGGCAGCCACCAGCAGCCCCTCAGCGAAGAGGCTCCCATGCCACAGCATGTACGCCACCTTGCAGAGCCCGTCACCAACGACCCATCCTTGGCTGATGCCGGCAGCAAAAAATGGCAGCATGGCTGTGAAGATGGTGGTGCCAAGCGTCAGCTGGAACAGGGAGGCTCTGCCAGGGGGCCAGCTCCAAAGATTCCGGCAGTTGGCCAAGGCCACCACCAGGGCCAGGTTACTCAGCAGACCTAAGGCACAGACTACAGCCAGGAAGTTGAAGGCATAACTGCGAAAGAATGAACAGTAGCCACTGTGGCAGGGCGCAGAGGCCAGGGTGTCATAAGTCAGTTCAGAGTCATAGGAGTAATTCACCATCATGTCCTCAAAGCTGTAGCTGCTCATGTTCAGTTCCAGGTGGCTGGCCTGGAAAAGAGAAACATCAGGTAGTTCAGCCCTGTGCCCCACCCGGGCCGGCATTCCTTGACCATTGGGCTGCTCTATGTGCCCCAGGGGTTCACTCACTGGGTGATGGGGGTGCATTCTTTGGCCACCAGCAAGTCCCAGGAATTCACCTATTGGGTACTGGAGGATGTGGTTCTCTGGACTCCAGGCAGCTCTGTGGGTAGCAGGGTTTACACGCCGGTTGCTGGAAGGAGGCatcagggaagggcaacaaaaatgattaggggactggaacacatgacttatgaggagaggctgagggaactgggattgtttagtctgcagaagagaagaatgaggggggatttgatagctgctttcaactacctgagaggtggttccagagaggatggttctggactattctcagtggtagaagaggacaggacaaggagtaatggtctcaagttgcagtgggggaggtttaggttggatattaggaaaaactttttcactaggagggtggtgaaacactggaatgcgttacctagggaggtggtagaatctccttccttagaagtttttaaggtcaggcttgacaaagccctggctgggatgatttaattggggattggtcctgcttttgagcagggggttggactagatgacctcctgaggtcccttccaaacctgatattctatgattctatgattttatgatgatTCTTGGGACACCACATGAGGCCAGCATGGGAGTTGAGTAGGGATTACTGTTTCTCACCCCAGATTCAGAGTTTATTGGGCCATGTGGCTGTGGGCCCTGGGTAGTGTTGTCCCCCCAATGAACTCTTGTGCTGATGGAGTTGGGTGGTGCCTTTTGCTGGGGTGATGGCTCTGCTTACCGCTGCAGTACCAGgcccttccacctccaggcccacTCTAGGGAAAGGGGCAGGAACTACTGTGGCACAAGGACCAGGGGTTGGTATGAAATGCATGTGTGAgcaaaatttggaatttccatcccCTGGAAAATTCCAACATCCCTACATTCCCCATATCCTCAAACGAGGCAAAAATGATTAATTTTTCCCATGGAACAGACATTCTGAAGAATTTCAGTTCCAAAATGTGGCAATGTTTTATTTCAGCATATACagtcaaaatgaaacagttcAATATTCCtgaaatcaaaatgcttcattgcaacattaaactgcattttcccaTAGTGACACATTGCATTATGGGAGTTGAGTTCAGCAGCCTGATACTGCTATTCTCCCTTGACCCAACTACATTCCTGGAATGCAACCTGAATCATgagattcccatgatgcaccatgcagCTCAGTCAGATTGCCTTATGAGCAAGGTAGTCCTCCAGGGAGTCTGGCtcatagaagagaatgggagtcaggactacatctcccataagtagggccctaccaaattcagggttcgttttggtcaatttcatggtcataggatataaaaaaatcttaaatttcattatttcagctatttaaatctgaaatttcacagtgttgtaattgtaggggttctgacccaaaaaggagttgtgggagtggggggttgcaaggttattgtagggggctTTGtggttctgctacccttacttctgtgctgctgctggtggcagagctgccttcagagctgggcacccggccaacagctgccactctccggctgcccagctctgaaggcagtgcagaagtaagggtggcaatactgcgaccccctctaaaataaccttatgacctgcctgcaactctcttttgatcaggacccccaatttgagaaacgctggtgtcTACAGTGAaatcacacaaaagaccagattccacagtctgtgacgtgtttttcatggctgtgaatttggtagggcctacCCATAAGGCAACGTGACAGTGGGAAATGGTATAATGGCCATTTAAACCAGTGAAACGTTCCGATTTGGCTCGAAATGACCTGCAGTGAGCATTTCAGTTTACTCGacagaaaatttaaatttttcagtACAATCAAAATTTTCCTGCAGAGAATTTCAATTGTTGTGGAAACTGCATATTTTTCTCAGAAAATCATTGCACCAGAATATTCCCAACAAACTCTACTTTACAAGGCGCGCCATGGAGATCCCTGCTCCATCCTGGAAATCTCTGCTCCATTGAGCAGGTTGTTGATCGCATAGACATAGGCCTAGATTGTGCAACacttcctgctgctggcagcactCTGTTCATACCTGTGAGTGACAAGTGTTGCACAATCCAGCCTGTGGAACCTTCTGGTTGTGCCATTGTGTTTGGACAAGGAGTTTTAAAGGCTGCACTCCTATGTCTTAGTCTCTGACCAAGTTCTGCACTGAGGGCTCAGAGGGAGCCTCCTCACACCCATTTGTCACATCTCAGTGGTGCCAGCTTAGCTACTTTGTCAGTAGATTTAGCGACTTTTTGGTTTCCCTAGTGATAAAATAAGTGTCAAAGTGACCAGTGACAAATCTAGCGACTTTCGCTGCCAATTACTGTGACATTCAGAGAAAGTCACCAATATGTATAGTTacaaaatcattcacaagcagctcagtagtgttaataaaatccattccatgctCTTCTTACTACATTCTGCTGCACACCAAGTCAATGTCATTATGTCTCAATTGAGCATGTCCTCAGAAGGAATTGCATTCCA
Encoded here:
- the ACKR1 gene encoding atypical chemokine receptor 1 isoform X1, with the translated sequence MYMKHSDRKPGKEMHSLALGTLSGYPVHWSPPGVFPAQRAPGTYWQPCLLLFPSLGGVLQEQKVCFWCPSSYLVTAACPLPLERQTEAERALLYQPQFAQHADIMGNCIIIVASHLELNMSSYSFEDMMVNYSYDSELTYDTLASAPCHSGYCSFFRSYAFNFLAVVCALGLLSNLALVVALANCRNLWSWPPGRASLFQLTLGTTIFTAMLPFFAAGISQGWVVGDGLCKVAYMLWHGSLFAEGLLVAAGAGSAMWGKWVPSRHHWCMAVALWVAAVLLAVPAALLSGTEGHPQLLCIMRDSAWWYLAHVTSCLAVFMLLPAALGMAKAVLTWRRSGWHLRVGVTCLFFLLWVPYGTALLLDLLVRRQLLYTSCHFQEFLDFFLGLSEGLGILHCCLGPLLLLGAGLYHQRMHADPGPP
- the ACKR1 gene encoding atypical chemokine receptor 1 isoform X2 yields the protein MHPHHPASHLELNMSSYSFEDMMVNYSYDSELTYDTLASAPCHSGYCSFFRSYAFNFLAVVCALGLLSNLALVVALANCRNLWSWPPGRASLFQLTLGTTIFTAMLPFFAAGISQGWVVGDGLCKVAYMLWHGSLFAEGLLVAAGAGSAMWGKWVPSRHHWCMAVALWVAAVLLAVPAALLSGTEGHPQLLCIMRDSAWWYLAHVTSCLAVFMLLPAALGMAKAVLTWRRSGWHLRVGVTCLFFLLWVPYGTALLLDLLVRRQLLYTSCHFQEFLDFFLGLSEGLGILHCCLGPLLLLGAGLYHQRMHADPGPP